TTCAGCTACTTCAAGTACATGTGTTGAAAAAAATACAGTCTTCCCACTATCTGCATGCTTTCTCATCATTTCCTTTAAATTATATGAAGCCTTTGGATCTAGTCCTGTCATAGGTTCATCTAGTATCCAAACATCTGGATCATGAACAAGTGCTCCCATAACAACAATTTTTTGCCTCATACCGTGTGAATAACTTTGGATTTTATCATCTAAAGCACTTTCCATATCAAAATACTTGCTCAAACCATCAATTCTTGCTTTTCTATCCTCAGTTGTAACATCATATACATCTGCCATAAAATTAAGGTATTCAATTCCTTTTAATCTCAGAAACATATCTGGACTATCTGGTACATATCCTATTTTTTTCTTAACCTCAATAGGATTTTCAGTAATATCCAAACCATCAACTTTTATAGAACCAGAATCAGCTTTTATAATACCAGTAATCATTTTTATTGTAGTACTCTTACCAGCACCATTTGGTCCCAAAAATCCAAATATCTCCCCTGAATTTATACTAAAATTTAAATTATCAACTGCTTTATTTTTACCATTATACGTTTTATTTACATTAACAAGTTCAATCATATTAACACCTCCAATATGTTATATATATAATATAACACACGTAATAAAATTTCAATAAAAATCTTCAATTTTTAACAAATAAAAAATCTAAACTCTTTCAATTATACTTTCAGAGTTTAGATTTCTCTTCTAAAATATATTATTTAATGTTTCCTTTAATGTTTTTGCTGAAGCTTCTAATTCTTTCTTCTCCTCTTCATTTAAAGGAACTTCTATAATTTCTTTGGCTCCATTAATACCAACTATAGATGGAACGCCCATATAAACATCTTTTATACCATATTGCCCTTCAAGAAATGCTGATACAGTTAAAATTGAATTTTCATCTCTTAAAATTGCTTCTACTATTCTTTTTATAGCTAACGCCACCGCATAATAAGTTGCTCCTTTTTTCTCTATAACCTCATAAGCCGCATTCTTCACATCTTCATATACCTTATATTTTAATTCTCCATCACATTTTTTACAGGAAACTTCACAATATTTATTTACATCCATCCCTGCTATATTAGTTAAACTCCAAGTAGCTATCTCAGAATCACCATGTTCTCCCATAATATAAGTATGAATATTTCTAACATCAATATTGAAATGCTCGCTTAACATATATCTAAATCTTGATGTATCAAGTACTGTTCCTGAACCTATAACTCTTGACTTTGGAAATCCTGAAAGCTTATATGTTATATATGTTAAAATATCCACTGGATTAGAAACAACTACTAAAATTGCATTTGGATTGTATTTTACAACCTCTGGAACTATACTTTTAAATATGCTGTAATTTTTATTAATTAAATCAAGTCTTGTTTCCCCAGGTTTCTGAGCTGCTCCCGCTGTTATTATAACTATATCCGAATCTTTTGTATCTTTATAATCTCCCGCTTTTACCTCTACAGGCTTCACAAATGCTGTACCATGTGATAAGTCCATAGCTTCTCCTTCTGCTTTATCTCTATTCACATCGACTATTACTATTTCTGATGCAAGTCCACCATTCATTAATGCAAATACCGTAGAAGATCCAACAAAGCCTGCTCCAATTACTGAAATTTTAGTATTTTTATTCATAATATCCCCTCCAATAGAACAACTATTTTAATTAGTATTTCTTTAATTACTACATATTATGCAACATTATATAGACTTTGTTAATTTATTAACTATTAATATTATATATCATTTGATATCTATTATCAATGCTCTTTATAAAAAAATCTGCATTTTGTGTTTTTAACAACATTAAACTTTATGCAGATTTAACTTTAAATTTAGAAATCTTTAAAAACTTCCCTATATATTTTATCTATTGATCCATCTTTTTCATTTCTTAACTCATCAGCATTCCCACTCAATACATTCTTGCCTTCTGCTATGAATACCACTTCGTCAAATAATCTTTCTACATCATTTACTAAATGTGTAGTTATAATCATAGAACTGTCCTCTGAAAAATTATTTATTATAGTATCCAATATTTTTTCTCTTGTTGTTGGATCTACACCTCCAAGAGGTTCATCAAGTATGTATAGCTTAGCCCTTCTTGATAAAACTAATGTAAGATAGAGTTTTTCAGTCATTCCTTTTGAAAGAGACGTAACTTTAGCTTCCTTATCTAACTTCATAAAATCTAAAAGTTCCATAGCTTTTTTATAATCAAAGTCTTCATAAAAATCCTTATAAAAATTTATAGCATCTTTTATTTTCATCCACTTGTACAAAAAATCTTTATCCGGTAAATATGAAACTATAGCTCTACTATGAATTGATGGCTTATGACCATCTATTAAAATTTCCCCTGAACTTTTCTTTAAAATCCCAGCTATTATCTTTAAAAATGTACTTTTACCACTTCCATTAGGTCCAAGAACACCTAATATTTTGCCACTTTTAAGCTCTAAATTAAAATCCTTAAGCGCTTTTTTATTATAATAATTTTTATTTAAGTTAGTTACTTTCAACAAATAATCTCCCATTTTTATTCTCCCTTCTTACTAATAAGCTTATCTTCAACAACTTTTAATATCTCTTTATTATCAAATCCAAATTTTTTTATACTTTCAATAAAATTCTCAATCACTTCACTCGCCATATCTTCCCTTAAATTAGTTATCATATTAGAATCCTCCCTTATAAAACTGCCTGTACCTCTTTGAGTATAAGTTATGTTTTCTCTTTCAAGTTCTTGATAAACTCTTTGAAGCGTATTTGGATTAACCTTAAACTTAACAGCCATTTCTCTTATAGAAGGCAGTTTATCACCTGGCTTTAAGGTTCCGTTTATTATATCCACCTTTATATCATTCATTATTTGTATATAAATAGGTGACTTATTATCAAACTCCATATTACTAACCTCCTGTCAGTAAATTTAATATTACCATTTTATAAATCTATTTTTTCATCAAGTATTTTCACTGAAATCATAAATAAAATAATAATTAGAAGCAATTCTAACACCATGCTTGCAATATAAATTGAACCGCCAGCAGTGCTTACGCTAGCCTTAACATGTGTATCTCCAAATGACCTCGCAATTTTTTCAAGTACAAACTTTTGTGGAAATAAATACTCTAAACCAGTCTCTACTTTAGCTAATATATATGTATATACTACAAATATAATTAAAGATAACAAACCTGAAAATTTACCATTCTTTCTTAAAGTTCTTCCTACCAAAATACAAAAATATATTGTAATCAAAAACGAAATATAAATAAAAATAGCCCAGATAAAATAAGCAAAAACATTCCAATTAAATAATTCATTAAAATTAATATGAACTATCTTATCTCCAAAATACAGCATAAAAGCCAAACCAACAAATGCACCTAGGATCATCATTATAACTGAACATATAAGTTTTGATCCTAAAAGCGCTGATCTACTTTCAGGCAAAGTAAAAACAAGATATTTAGTATCCTTCTTCAAATCTCTAGAAAACATAGCTATATTCATTATCATAGTAACAAGCATAATTCCACCACCCACAGCAGTTGAAAGACCAAATATTAAAATTCCTTCCCAAGTCCCAACCCTAGTCATAAGGGCAATATTTAAAAGCAAGCCTATAAGCAAAACCAACAAATATTCTCTATATACTGTTTTAGCTTCATATTTTATAAATTTTAACATAATAAAAAACCTCCCTAATATCAACGCAAAGCATATTGTTTTAGTGTACTATTCATATAGTACACTAATATTAAATAAGTGTCAATACCAATATTTCTAAAATAAACTTAACTTAAAGCTTCAACCAAAAGTCACAATCTTCAAGTGATTTTGGTTGAAGCTTTAAGTTTTTAGTTTATTTAGAAATATTGTCTATCCTTATCCCTACCTATTCTTTTCTACTCAAAAGTCACAATCTTCAAGTGATTTTGGTTGAAGCTTTAAGTTTTTAGTTTATTTAGAAATATTGTCTATCCTTATCCCTACCTATTCTTTTCTACTCAAAAGTCACAATCTTCAAGTGATTTTGGTTGAAGCTTTAAGTTTTTAGTTTATTTAGAAATATTGTCTATCCTTATCCCTACCTATTCTTTTCTACTCAAAAATCACAATCTTCAAGTGATTTTGATGAGGCTTTAAGTTTTTAGTCTATTTAGAAATATTGTCTATCCTTATCCCTACCTATTCTTTTCTACTCAAAAGTCACAATCTTCAAGTGATTTTGGTTGAAGCTTTAAGTTTTTAGTTTATTTAGAAATATTGTCTATCCTTATCCCTACCTATTCTCTTCTACTCAAAAGTCACAATCTTCAAGTGATTTTGGTTGAAGCTTTAAGTTTTTAGTTTATTTAGAAATATTATCTATCCTTATCCCTACCTATTCTCTTCTACTCAAAAGTCACAATCTTCAAGTGATTTTGGTGGGGCTTTAAGTTTTTAGTTTATTTAGAAATATTAAAGAAGTACTTACAGCATAAACTCTCCATCGCACTCCAAGCATTTTGCAGAAATTCTATAAACCATATCTTTTCTCTCTATTATAATCTTCATCTTATTTTTTACTTCTTCATCATTTAATATTTCACGTACAAGTTCTCTAGTGGGATTAATACAAACTGGATTTCCTACCATTTTAAGCATTGTAAAGTCTCCAGAGGTATCCCCATAAGCATAACTTTCACTAAGATCTATATTATATTTAATTTGCATATCATGAACAGCCTTCTCTTTACTTTCGCTGTCCCACATAGGAATAACTTCTCCTGTATAAACATCCTTTTCATTCGTTAAATATTCGGCACCTCTATAATCATCAAACTTATATTTTTCCGCCATTTTTTTTACAAGTTCAAGTGGACTTCCCGAAATGGTTATTATTTTATGACCTTGCTCCTTATGCCACTTTATTCTATCCCTTGTATAAGTATATACTCTGTCACCCTTTTGATTCACAACTTGACTCGCAATAAATTCCATTTGAAATTTGCTAAGCCCCTTGAGTGCATCTACATATATTTCTGTCATTTTTAATAGATAATCATCATAATCTCCTTTTCTATTATCCCATTTTGTAAATTCAGGTCTTACTTCCTTATACCACTTTTCTTCTTCTATAATTTCATACTTTATAAGCTTTTTAAATACCTCAGATATAAGTCCTTCTCTATACAAAGTACCATCTATATCAAAAAATGCTGCTTTAACTCTCATATTCATCCCCCGCTCTATAATCACTTATTCAAAATAAGTTTTCCTTCTATTATAATTTTATTATCAGTATTTTTCAATACTTTAAAATATTTTGTATTTTCTTATTCATTATATTTTCTACCATTATGTAATGTTCCCATTTATTAGTTTCTATACAAGTAAATAAAAATAAGTAGGCAACCTAATATATGTTAACGCATAAATTCTATTACATTCTGACTCATAAAAAATTCTGAGGCCGAACCTCTTTAATAGGAATATTTTATAATCCACAATGTAAAAGTTTCAGTGCGTTACATATAGTTAAATCACCTACTCAAGTTTTAAATTTTCACCTTATTTCTTATTCAAAAGCCATATCGAAAAGTTTAAAATTCCTGCAAATGATACCCATATTATGTATGGAATCATAAGAAATGCCGCTACTTTATCATATTTATAAAATTCAAAGGTAGTTATCAATATAAAAAATAATAAGATTAGTAATTCAATAAAAGCCAAACCGTAAAAATTACCACCAAAAAATATTATACTCCAAAGAAAGTTCAAAAAAAGCTGTATTAAATATAAGACTAAAGGCTTTTTTACACTCACTCCTTCTTCTTTGCCAATAACCCATATTCTATATGCGGCTACCGCCATCAAAAAATAAAGTATAAACCATACTATAGGAAATAAAAAACCTGGCGGTGAAAAAAATGGCTTTTTAAAGTTATCATAGCTTCCTACATTTGACATACTTAAAAAACCACTTAATGCTCCTGTACCTTCTGCAATTAAAATACTTATTAAAAGTTCTTTTATATGAACTTTTTTACTTACCCCTAAAATAGTATACATCTCCTTATTAAATTTTATTTCTACTTTATTATTATTTATTAATTAACTTAGAAATACTACTTAAAGGTATTTTTATTTAATATAGTATAATTAATTATATTCTTGATTTCTTCTTCCTTTATTTTTAATTTCTTCATTTCTAAATCTCTCTTATTAATCAAACTAGAAAAATTAATAAAATTACAATTACCTGCTCTTTCACCTATTCCTCCAATTGTGGTATCAATATATCTTGCTCCAGCTTTTACCGCACTTAAGGAATTTACTTCTGCCATTCCAAAATCATTGTGTGTATGCATTTCAATTTCAATTGGAACTTCCTCCATTATTCTTTTAATATCGAAGAATGCTTTTCTTGGATACAAAATACCAACGGTATCTGCATATCTAATTCTTTTTACTCCTTCAAAATAAGCGTTCTTACACAATTCAATTAAAAAATCAAGGTCTGCTCTTGATGCATCCTCTAAACCTATTGTTACTTCGTACCCCTTACTAATAGCATAATAAATACTTTTCTTCATACTACTAATTATCCACTCTTTGCTTTTATTCAAATTATATTTAAGTTGTAAATCTGACGCCGGAACAGATATATGAATTATATCCACCTTACAATCAATAGAATGCTTAATATCCTTAATACTCATTCTATTCCATGATGATATTTTACTTTTAAGTCCTAATTCTGCAATTCTCTCAATGCTTAACTTTTCATCACCTTCCATAGCTGGTGTACCTGCCTCAATTTGATAAATTCCTATACTATCTAATAGCTTGGATATTTCTATTTTTTCATTTATTCCTAATGCTATACCAGGTTTTTGTTCACCATCTCGTAAGGTTGTATCAACTAAATTTATTCTCATATAATTCACAACCTTTTGTATATCTATAATAAATTTCTCTAAATTCTTCATTTGAAATATTCCTATGAAGTTCTATGCTCTTTTCTCTTATATACTCCAAAATCTCCTCCAGATTACAACTCTCATTTTTAATATTTAATTCCTTTAACTTAAGTTTTATTGCCTTTTTTCCTGAATGCTTTCCTAGAACAACTTGTCTCTTACTACCAACAATACCTGGTTCATAAGCTTCATAAGTTAAAGAATTTTTTTCTATACCATCAACATGAATTCCAGATTCACATTTAAAAATATCTCTCCCTATTATAGGTTTTGTTGGAGATATACTTTTTTCAAATAAATTTTCATATAGCTTTGATGCTTCACTTAAAAATTTTAAGCATCCTAATATCTTAGCATTTTTTATAACTTTAAGTGCTAAAAGTACTTCTTCCAGAGAAGATATGTTATAGTGTTCCCCGCAAAAAGCAGTAGTTATAAAATCACTTCCATCAATACATGCTTCAACCGCAACAGCAGTTGCCATAAAATGCTTATTACTTGGATAAAAATCTACTAACACATTAAATGTTTTCTTAATTTTTCTTATAATTTCATTCCAGCCCTTCAAATTATAACTATAGACATTATTTATTCTAATACATGTTATATTGAAGTTGTTAAATATCTCGTAATTATTATCACTAAAAATTTCATCTAACTCATCAATATCCACTTCTAAAATTATTTTAAATTTATTCATTCTAGTTATATTATAATTATTGAAACTTCTAGCAGTATTAAATTGTATAATTATATACTTGAATTTGTACTCACCTATAATACGTACATCTTTTTCATCTTTAATTCTATATATAAATTTATTACTGGTTTTTATATAACTAATTACTGATCTGTCAATCTCAAATAAATCAGCACCAATTTTATTAATAAGCTCAAGAAAAATATCCATTTCTTTTCTACTTATTCTAAGCTCATTAAGTCTTGTACTATTCTCTATTAATGTTCTATCTATTAAGAATTTCTTTTTATTATTAATTAAAACTGCCATAATGTTAATCCTCCTTTATTCATTTACATATTTTTAAGAATTAACACTAGAACTTAAAATTTTTTCTGCTGCTAGCTTAACACCCTTATTTATTGTTTCGTACATTTCTATTATCTCAATTCCTTTTTCTTTGAGTTGCCTTTTAGGTTCAATCCCCGCTCTAAGAACTAGCACCGCTGAGCAGTCTCTTACCGTTTTAATTATCTTAGATATTTTATCTTCTGTAGAATCACATTCTTCTACTCCACTACAATACTTATCTACATTTCTTTTCTCTAAGAATCTTACCTTGCCCTCACTATATGTATAAATGTAAAACTCAGAAGCATGTCCGAAATGTTGATCTACATTAATTCCTGTTCTTGATGAAACTGCAAACTTATATATATTTTCGCTACTAGCTTGAGTGCTGCTATCACAAGTTATACTATGACAAGAGCCACAACCTATGTTTCTGAAATCAATAGAATGATCTTCTGCTAAAGTTCCTATTGCATCCGCTCTACATTGTCTACAGTGATACATCTGCTTCATATCTATTTCACAATCTTTTCTCATTTTATTTAATTCTTTATTGGTAACGGTTGGTAGCTTTTCAAAAGCACTTCCTTCTACAGGAATCATCCTCATTATATTTGTCATATAAACTCCACATCCTTTGACTTTTTTTACAACATCATTTATGTGGTTATCATTTATTCCTTTAAGCATAACTATATTAACCTTACATACTACCCCTTTAGCGCACAGATACTTTATTCCTGTAAGCTGATTATTTAAAAGTATTTCTGCTCCTTCTTCTCCGTTATACTTCTTTCCAAGATAATTAACTTCTTTATATATTTTTGCTCCTATTTTCTTATCCACAGCATTCATTGTAACTGTTACATGCGATACACCTAAATCAATTATTTCATTTGCATAAAACGGAAGCATAAGTCCATTGGTAGATAGACAAAATGTTACTTCAGGATCATAATTTCTAATAGCTTTGAAGGTTTCTTTAACTTTATCAAAATTAGCAAGGGCATCTCCTGGTCCTGCTATACCAACAACAGTTAAGTTGGACATCTTACTTTTTACTACTTTAAATTTTTCTAGCGCCTCCATTGGGTTTAAAACTTCACTAGTAACCCCAGGTCTACTTTCATTTACACAGTCATATTTTCTACTGCAATAATTGCAGGTTATATTACATTTTGGTGCTACTGGTATATGCATTCTTGCAAACCTATGTGCATCATCGCCAAAACATGGATGTTTACAAGTCTTATTTTGATTATATATATACTTTGTATTTTTAACTGATTTTAAGTAATAATTATTAAAAGCTTCTTTTCTAAATTTGTTTTCTATTATTTTTAGCATCTCATTTGAAATACTATCTATTAAAAACGCTGACCCGTTATATCCTGTTATCACTTGCCTTTGAGCTCCAACTCTATCATGAACAGGAAATCCAACTCTTAATATTTCTATTCCTAATTTACTTGCCATTCTTCTTCCATCTGAATTACCTATAAATAAATTAACATCAAACTCCTTAGCGTACTTTTCTATAGTATCAAAATCTGTATCATCTAAAATAAGCGCTTCTTCCTTTTGCTTTTTTATTTCCTCACTAAGCTCAGCTTCTAATAGCTTATTCCTTGCTCCCGTAGCTATTAACTTTATCTGAGTTCCATTTTCAAGACATGTTTTTGCTATAGCAAGTGTAAGTTCGGGTTCACCATATATTATCACTCTTGCTTTACCTGTATATTTATGATTATCTATCATTCCATCCAAATATCTTCCTCTCTCAACTAAAAGCTCTTCAGGAATTTTTGTTGTACTTAATTTAGATATTAAAGAAATAAACTTTGTTGTATTTCTAATTCCTATAGGTATTTCACATTTATAAAGTGGAACTGAAAATTTTTCTTTTAAAAAAACACCTGGTGATTTTTCATCTTCTACTGTAGCTCCCATTTCAATTGTTGCAACTGCACCGGACATTCTTTTTATATCTTCTATCTTAGTTCCCCCAATAGGTATTCTTCTATATTTCTCATTATGAGGTGAATCTAAAGTATTAGACACATCTGGAAGCATTGTATATTTTATATTGAATTTATTTAATATACCTTTTATATTTCTCACATCACCTGGATTTAAGTTTGCACATATTATATTTATACTGTTATTTCTATCTGACAGCTCACAAACTTGTTCAACAATTTTTCTTAAAGCAACATAATATCCTTCTGCTTCTGTACCTCCGTAACCCGGTGTTGGTACTGTTATTATGTTTGTTTTTTCAGAATATTCTTTTTCTTCTTCAAAAAATTCTCCTACTATTCGGTTTATATCCTCTCCTATTGTTTCCGCAAGACAGGTAGTCATAACACCTATTGTTGATGGATTATAAAGCTTAATCATATTCTTTAAACCCTTCTTAAGATTTTCAGTTCCTCCATATACTGTTCCTTTTTCTGTAAGGGCAGAGGAAGCTATATCAACAGGCTCATTATAGTGGGTTGCCATGTGCCTTCTTATATATGTACTGCAACCTTGAGAACCATGTAAAATAACCATACTATTCTCTATTCCTTTAAATGCCATAACACCACCCATTGGCATACACATCTTACACGGATTTATATCCACATTAACTAAATTTTTATTTGCCATAATATCCTCCCCTTCTTTCTAAACATAATTCCAAACCGGACTATTAGCGGTTAAATCTATTTCCTGTGCAAAATTAAGAGCTCCAACAAAACCTGATAATATTTGCTTTCTTTCATGGTTATGATCACAAAATGCAACTCCTAGCTTATATGCAAGAGGCCTTTCTTTTACTCCTCCAACCAATATATCTGCTCCCTTTTCTAGCATAAATTTCTCAAGCTCTGATGGATTTGCATCATCAAGTATTACTGTACCAGGCCTAGTTATTTGCTTAATTATTTCGTAATCTCTCGGTTTACCTGTTTGAGTACCAACCATAACAGTTTCAATCCCTAAGCTTTTAAACTGCTTTATAAGAGATATAGCTTTGTAGCCACCTCCAACATATATTGCTGCTTTTTTACCCTTAAGCCTTTTCTTATACAAATTAATTTTGTCCTCTACTTTTCTTTTTTCTTTTTCAATAAATCTCTCTGCTTTTTCTAATACAACTTCATCTCCCAAAATATGAGCTATCTGTAAAAGTGAATTTTCAGTATCTTCTATACCTAAAAAACTAATTCTTATATAAGGAATTCCATAAAGCTCTTGCATTTTCTTTGCTAAATACTCCATAGAGCCTGCACATTGTACAATATTAAGACTTGCTTCTGGCGCTTTTAGAAGCTCTTCACACTTACTATCTCCTGTTATCTTGGCAATTACTGGTATCCCTATTTCTTTTAAATAGCTTTGAATAACCCAAGCCTCACCTGCTAAATTAAAATCTCCAAGATAATTTAATCCCTTTACTTTCTTATCACTTTTTTTATTGCCTATAAGTTTTAAAATAGCATCACAGGCTGCTCTATACCCCGTTGCTTTATTTCCCGAAAAACCTGGTGACTTAACAGGTATAACTCTCATATTAGGATATTTCTTCTCTGCATCACAACAAACAGCATCCACGTCATCACCTATTACTCCTACAATACAAGTAGCATATATAAAAACAACTTTAGGTTGAAACTTATCGTATATCTCATCAAGCGCTGCTCTTAACTTCTTCTCCCCTCCAAATATAACATCTGTTTCACTTAAATCAGTAGAAAAACTATTTCTAAAAAGCTCAGATGAACTTGATAAGCTTCCCCTTAAATCCCAAGTATAACTAGCACACCCGATAGGACCGTGAATAAGATGAAAAGCATCAGTTATTGGATTTAAGACAACTCTCGCACCACAATAAACACATGCCCTTTGGCTTACAGCACCAGAAACACTATTTTCATCACATCGTAAGGTTCCTGAACTACCTCCAGAATTATAGCAAACAAAACCTTTTCTATCTTCTATTATTTCCTGTAAATTCAAGCTATTTTTAAGCTTCCCATTAATACCAACTTGATCCTTGTAATAATATTTTTCTTTATTTTCCATAGACCTTTCACCTCCAACTTCAAAATTTAATTACGGGAATCTAAAGTTAATATTCGCCTTAGATTCCCTTATATAAATAAAGCATTAAAGAAACTACTATCTTACTAATTCATAATCTTCATCCAAGCTATCTCTGTCCATTCTTTCAAGTATTGCATCACACATACTTGTCATTAAATTCATAGCTCCCTTATAGCCAACCTTGGAAATATAAGAATGTCCATATCGATCCATTATAGGGAATCCAAATCTAACTAACGGAATATCTTCTGCTCTAGCTATAAATTTCATGTGAGAATTACCTATAACTAAATCAACTGATTCATTTTTAATCCATTGATGGAGTTCAAACAGATCAGAATAACTTTTTACCTTAGAACCCTCAATTCCATTTTTCTCTAGCATTTTATTTATTGTTTTTTCAAATTTTTCTCCCTGTGTGCCTGTTATAACATACTTAGGATTCATTCCAAGTGAAATAACAAATTCAGTTAATGCTATTACTGTATCAGGATCTCCAGCTATAGCAACTTTTTTGCCATGAAA
The Clostridium felsineum DSM 794 DNA segment above includes these coding regions:
- the nifE gene encoding nitrogenase iron-molybdenum cofactor biosynthesis protein NifE, giving the protein MENKEKYYYKDQVGINGKLKNSLNLQEIIEDRKGFVCYNSGGSSGTLRCDENSVSGAVSQRACVYCGARVVLNPITDAFHLIHGPIGCASYTWDLRGSLSSSSELFRNSFSTDLSETDVIFGGEKKLRAALDEIYDKFQPKVVFIYATCIVGVIGDDVDAVCCDAEKKYPNMRVIPVKSPGFSGNKATGYRAACDAILKLIGNKKSDKKVKGLNYLGDFNLAGEAWVIQSYLKEIGIPVIAKITGDSKCEELLKAPEASLNIVQCAGSMEYLAKKMQELYGIPYIRISFLGIEDTENSLLQIAHILGDEVVLEKAERFIEKEKRKVEDKINLYKKRLKGKKAAIYVGGGYKAISLIKQFKSLGIETVMVGTQTGKPRDYEIIKQITRPGTVILDDANPSELEKFMLEKGADILVGGVKERPLAYKLGVAFCDHNHERKQILSGFVGALNFAQEIDLTANSPVWNYV
- the nifB gene encoding nitrogenase cofactor biosynthesis protein NifB, which translates into the protein MANKNLVNVDINPCKMCMPMGGVMAFKGIENSMVILHGSQGCSTYIRRHMATHYNEPVDIASSALTEKGTVYGGTENLKKGLKNMIKLYNPSTIGVMTTCLAETIGEDINRIVGEFFEEEKEYSEKTNIITVPTPGYGGTEAEGYYVALRKIVEQVCELSDRNNSINIICANLNPGDVRNIKGILNKFNIKYTMLPDVSNTLDSPHNEKYRRIPIGGTKIEDIKRMSGAVATIEMGATVEDEKSPGVFLKEKFSVPLYKCEIPIGIRNTTKFISLISKLSTTKIPEELLVERGRYLDGMIDNHKYTGKARVIIYGEPELTLAIAKTCLENGTQIKLIATGARNKLLEAELSEEIKKQKEEALILDDTDFDTIEKYAKEFDVNLFIGNSDGRRMASKLGIEILRVGFPVHDRVGAQRQVITGYNGSAFLIDSISNEMLKIIENKFRKEAFNNYYLKSVKNTKYIYNQNKTCKHPCFGDDAHRFARMHIPVAPKCNITCNYCSRKYDCVNESRPGVTSEVLNPMEALEKFKVVKSKMSNLTVVGIAGPGDALANFDKVKETFKAIRNYDPEVTFCLSTNGLMLPFYANEIIDLGVSHVTVTMNAVDKKIGAKIYKEVNYLGKKYNGEEGAEILLNNQLTGIKYLCAKGVVCKVNIVMLKGINDNHINDVVKKVKGCGVYMTNIMRMIPVEGSAFEKLPTVTNKELNKMRKDCEIDMKQMYHCRQCRADAIGTLAEDHSIDFRNIGCGSCHSITCDSSTQASSENIYKFAVSSRTGINVDQHFGHASEFYIYTYSEGKVRFLEKRNVDKYCSGVEECDSTEDKISKIIKTVRDCSAVLVLRAGIEPKRQLKEKGIEIIEMYETINKGVKLAAEKILSSSVNS